Proteins from one Roseovarius nanhaiticus genomic window:
- a CDS encoding radical SAM protein, producing the protein MKDAADIAPRTANAGKFSDPDVTAKGEPRAHVALTRAETLWFNTGTLCNIECENCYILSSPTNDALVYITEAEVTEYLDQIEARKWPVREIAFTGGEPFMNPQMIGMARAALARGYDVLILTNAMRPMMRKSMRAGIIELNDAYPGKMTFRISVDHWSEDLHDKERGKGALARTLEGMDWLRDTGVPMAVAGRTVWGESEAEGRAGYARLYAERGYAIDAADPGATVLFPEMDEEAEVPEITTGCWDILGTSPDAVMCASSRMVVKRKGAARPAVLACTLLPYAPEFELGETLAEAERQVSLNHPHCAKFCVLGGASCSA; encoded by the coding sequence ATGAAAGACGCCGCCGACATTGCGCCGCGCACCGCCAATGCGGGCAAGTTCAGCGACCCCGACGTGACGGCCAAGGGCGAGCCGCGCGCGCATGTCGCCCTGACGCGGGCCGAGACGCTGTGGTTCAACACGGGAACGCTGTGCAACATTGAATGCGAGAATTGCTACATTCTGAGCTCGCCAACCAACGATGCATTGGTCTATATCACCGAGGCCGAGGTGACCGAGTATCTCGATCAGATAGAGGCGCGCAAATGGCCCGTGCGCGAGATCGCCTTCACCGGCGGCGAGCCTTTCATGAATCCCCAGATGATCGGCATGGCGCGCGCGGCCCTCGCGCGCGGCTACGATGTGCTGATCCTCACCAATGCGATGCGGCCCATGATGCGCAAGTCCATGCGCGCCGGGATTATCGAGCTGAACGACGCCTATCCCGGCAAGATGACGTTCCGCATCTCGGTCGATCACTGGTCCGAAGATCTGCATGACAAGGAGCGCGGCAAGGGCGCCTTGGCCCGCACGCTCGAGGGGATGGACTGGCTGCGTGATACGGGCGTGCCGATGGCGGTGGCCGGCCGCACCGTCTGGGGCGAAAGCGAGGCCGAGGGCCGCGCCGGTTACGCGCGCCTCTACGCCGAGCGCGGCTATGCCATCGACGCGGCAGATCCCGGCGCGACGGTCCTCTTCCCGGAAATGGACGAAGAAGCCGAAGTCCCCGAGATCACGACCGGCTGCTGGGATATCCTGGGCACGTCACCCGATGCGGTCATGTGCGCCTCGTCGCGCATGGTGGTCAAGCGCAAGGGCGCCGCGCGCCCGGCCGTTCTGGCCTGCACCCTTTTGCCCTACGCGCCCGAATTCGAGCTGGGCGAGACCCTGGCCGAGGCCGAGCGCCAGGTGTCCCTCAACCATCCGCATTGCGCCAAGTTCTGCGTCCTCGGCGGGGCCAGCTGCTCGGCTTGA
- the eno gene encoding phosphopyruvate hydratase, whose translation MSSIIDIHAREILDSRGNPTIEVDVTLEDGTMGRAAVPSGASTGAHEAVERRDGDAARYMGKGVLEAVEAVNGEIADALDGFDATEQVAIDMAMIEMDGTDNKSRLGANAILGVSLAVAKAAADYTGQPLYRYVGGTSAHVLPVPMMNIINGGEHADNPIDIQEFMIMPVAADNIREAVRMGAEVFHTLKKELSAAGLSTGIGDEGGFAPNIASAREALDFILKSIEKAGYKPGEDIYLAVDCAATEYFRGGKYEMTGEGKSLTSQENADYLAALVADYPIISIEDGMAEDDWDGWKALTDTLGGKVQLVGDDLFVTNPERLADGIARGCANSMLVKVNQIGTLTETLRAVDMAHRAGYTNVMSHRSGETEDATIADLAVATNCGQIKTGSLARSDRLAKYNQLIRIEELLGETAVYAGRSILRG comes from the coding sequence ATGAGCAGCATCATCGACATTCACGCCCGCGAAATCCTCGACAGCCGGGGCAATCCCACCATTGAAGTGGACGTCACGCTGGAAGACGGCACGATGGGCCGCGCCGCCGTGCCCTCGGGCGCCTCCACAGGCGCGCATGAGGCGGTAGAGCGCCGCGATGGCGACGCAGCCCGCTACATGGGCAAGGGCGTGCTGGAGGCCGTCGAGGCCGTCAATGGCGAGATCGCCGATGCGCTGGACGGCTTCGACGCGACCGAACAGGTGGCCATCGACATGGCGATGATCGAAATGGACGGCACAGACAACAAGTCGCGCCTCGGGGCCAACGCTATTCTCGGCGTCAGCCTCGCCGTGGCCAAGGCAGCGGCGGATTACACCGGCCAGCCGCTTTACCGCTATGTCGGCGGCACCTCGGCCCATGTCCTGCCCGTGCCGATGATGAACATCATCAACGGCGGCGAGCATGCGGACAACCCGATCGACATTCAGGAATTCATGATCATGCCGGTTGCCGCGGACAACATCCGCGAAGCGGTGCGCATGGGCGCCGAGGTGTTTCATACGCTCAAAAAAGAGCTGTCAGCCGCCGGCCTGTCCACAGGCATCGGTGACGAGGGCGGCTTTGCCCCGAATATTGCCAGTGCGCGCGAGGCGCTCGATTTCATCCTGAAGAGCATTGAGAAGGCTGGTTACAAGCCCGGCGAGGATATCTACCTCGCCGTCGATTGCGCCGCGACGGAATACTTCCGAGGCGGCAAGTACGAAATGACCGGCGAGGGCAAATCTCTGACCAGCCAGGAAAATGCCGACTACCTCGCGGCCCTCGTGGCCGACTACCCGATCATCTCGATCGAGGACGGCATGGCCGAGGATGATTGGGACGGCTGGAAGGCGCTGACCGATACGCTGGGCGGCAAGGTGCAGCTGGTAGGTGATGACCTCTTCGTGACCAATCCCGAGCGTCTGGCGGACGGCATCGCGCGCGGCTGCGCAAATTCGATGCTGGTCAAGGTGAACCAGATCGGCACCCTGACCGAGACGCTCCGCGCCGTCGATATGGCGCATCGCGCGGGCTATACCAACGTCATGTCCCATCGCTCGGGCGAGACCGAGGATGCGACCATTGCCGATCTCGCCGTCGCCACGAATTGCGGTCAGATCAAAACGGGGTCACTGGCGCGCTCGGACCGGTTGGCGAAATACAATCAGTTGATCCGCATCGAGGAGCTGCTGGGCGAGACGGCTGTTTACGCAGGCCGCTCCATACTGCGCGGCTGA
- the zwf gene encoding glucose-6-phosphate dehydrogenase — MVSRVIPVQPFDLIIFGGTGDLARRKILPALFRRYCAGQMEGEARVIGAARAEMSDAEYRSFAREAITEFGAYAACDAEHLDAFLTLLSYITLDARGDAGWATLAAALEGSARIRAFYFSVGPGLFGDLAARIEAHGLAAPGTRVVVEKPFGRDLASARSLNAALARHFDETQIYRIDHYLGKETVQNLMAIRFGNTLFEPLWNSQYVDHIQITVAEAGGVGSRGEYYDKSGAMRDMMQNHLMQLLCLTAMEPPAKYDPDAVRDEKLKVIRALDPGQPGDIVRGQYEAAGKGAGSQPGYLEEVGNPESTTESFVALKARIGNWRWAGTPFYLRTGKRLRARASEIAIVFKDAPHSIFGADAGQHRNILTIRLQPNEGIELGVTIKEPGPGGMRLVDVPLDMTFSEALGPEAEDVPDAYERLIMDVIRGDQTLFMRGDEVEAAWEWTDPIIEAWESAGTAPCAYATGSSGPDDALALIHRDGRRWREIRT, encoded by the coding sequence ATGGTATCGCGCGTCATTCCCGTACAGCCATTCGATCTGATCATCTTCGGCGGCACCGGCGATCTGGCCCGCCGCAAGATCCTGCCAGCGCTGTTTCGGCGCTATTGCGCCGGGCAGATGGAGGGTGAGGCACGGGTGATCGGCGCGGCCCGCGCCGAGATGAGCGATGCCGAGTATCGCAGCTTCGCCCGCGAGGCGATTACCGAATTCGGCGCGTATGCCGCCTGCGATGCCGAACATCTGGACGCATTCTTGACCCTTCTGAGCTACATCACGCTCGATGCGCGCGGGGATGCGGGCTGGGCCACGTTGGCCGCCGCGCTGGAGGGCAGCGCGCGCATCCGTGCCTTTTACTTCTCGGTCGGGCCGGGCCTTTTTGGGGATCTGGCCGCCCGGATCGAGGCACATGGGCTGGCCGCACCCGGCACGCGCGTCGTTGTCGAGAAGCCCTTCGGGCGCGATCTGGCGTCGGCGCGCAGCCTGAATGCCGCGTTGGCGCGGCATTTCGACGAGACGCAGATATACCGGATCGACCATTATTTGGGCAAGGAGACGGTCCAAAATCTCATGGCCATCCGCTTTGGCAATACGCTCTTCGAGCCGCTTTGGAACAGTCAGTACGTGGATCACATTCAGATTACCGTCGCCGAGGCGGGCGGGGTCGGCAGCCGGGGTGAGTATTACGACAAATCCGGCGCGATGCGGGACATGATGCAAAACCACCTCATGCAGCTACTCTGTCTGACCGCGATGGAGCCGCCCGCGAAATACGACCCCGACGCCGTGCGCGACGAAAAGCTGAAGGTGATCCGCGCTCTGGACCCCGGACAGCCCGGCGATATCGTGCGCGGCCAATACGAGGCCGCCGGCAAGGGTGCCGGAAGTCAGCCCGGTTATCTCGAGGAGGTCGGCAACCCCGAGAGCACAACGGAGAGCTTCGTCGCGCTCAAGGCGCGGATCGGAAATTGGCGATGGGCCGGTACGCCTTTCTACTTGCGCACCGGCAAGCGGCTGCGCGCGCGGGCAAGCGAAATCGCCATCGTATTCAAGGATGCGCCCCATTCCATCTTTGGTGCCGATGCAGGCCAACACCGCAATATCCTGACGATCCGCCTGCAGCCCAACGAGGGTATCGAACTGGGCGTGACCATCAAGGAGCCGGGCCCGGGAGGTATGCGTCTTGTCGATGTGCCGCTGGACATGACCTTCTCTGAGGCGCTGGGGCCGGAAGCGGAGGATGTACCTGACGCCTACGAGCGGCTGATCATGGACGTGATCCGCGGCGATCAAACCCTCTTCATGCGCGGGGACGAGGTGGAGGCGGCCTGGGAATGGACCGACCCCATTATCGAGGCATGGGAGAGCGCCGGAACCGCGCCTTGCGCCTATGCCACCGGCAGTTCGGGGCCGGATGACGCGCTGGCCCTCATTCACCGCGACGGGCGCCGCTGGCGGGAGATACGCACATGA
- a CDS encoding glycine zipper 2TM domain-containing protein, translating into MKTWIYGLAGIALLGLGACNNLTENQRTVAGVAGGAAAGLLTAEALGADDDWRLISALGGAAAGTVVAQNQNQRVCAYSRGDGTYYEAPCP; encoded by the coding sequence ATGAAAACGTGGATCTACGGCCTTGCCGGTATTGCATTGCTGGGCCTTGGCGCCTGCAACAACCTGACGGAAAACCAGCGCACCGTCGCCGGTGTGGCGGGCGGCGCGGCTGCCGGTCTGTTGACCGCCGAAGCGCTGGGGGCTGACGATGATTGGCGCCTGATCTCGGCACTTGGCGGCGCGGCAGCGGGTACCGTTGTGGCGCAGAACCAGAACCAGCGTGTTTGCGCTTACTCGCGCGGCGATGGCACCTACTACGAGGCGCCTTGCCCGTAA
- the pgl gene encoding 6-phosphogluconolactonase codes for MNLIDYPDTEFMAMGLADVIAAQLSAALRQRDRALLVVPGGTTPGPIFDTLCGARVEWDRIDVMPSDERWRPQAHLRSNAGQIAKRLLCERAATAALMPLYVEGISPEAAAPGLAADLAPHLPIDVALVGMGGDMHTASIFPRMPGIEAALAHDAPALLPVRIEGEPEPRITLAAHVLRSAMHLHVVIIGSEKREALERARNLDAAEAPIAALLDDATVHWAP; via the coding sequence ATGAACTTGATCGACTATCCCGATACCGAATTCATGGCGATGGGCCTTGCCGACGTCATCGCGGCACAGCTGAGCGCAGCCCTGCGTCAGCGCGATCGCGCCCTTTTGGTGGTGCCCGGCGGCACGACGCCGGGCCCGATCTTTGACACGCTCTGCGGCGCGCGCGTCGAATGGGACCGTATAGACGTCATGCCCTCGGACGAGCGGTGGCGCCCGCAGGCGCATCTGCGCTCGAACGCGGGGCAGATCGCCAAGCGCCTTCTGTGCGAGCGCGCGGCGACGGCGGCCTTGATGCCCCTCTATGTCGAGGGCATTTCGCCCGAAGCGGCGGCGCCGGGTCTTGCCGCCGATCTGGCACCACATCTGCCCATTGATGTGGCGCTGGTGGGGATGGGGGGTGATATGCACACGGCCTCGATCTTCCCGCGCATGCCGGGGATAGAGGCGGCGCTTGCGCACGACGCGCCCGCGCTTTTGCCCGTGCGGATCGAGGGCGAGCCCGAGCCGCGCATCACGCTGGCGGCGCATGTGCTGCGCAGCGCGATGCATCTGCATGTGGTCATCATTGGCTCCGAAAAGCGCGAGGCGCTGGAGCGGGCGCGTAACTTGGATGCCGCGGAGGCACCCATCGCCGCCCTGCTGGACGACGCCACCGTCCATTGGGCACCTTGA
- a CDS encoding DMT family transporter, protein MDNLRGSLLMVVAMAGFAAEDLFVKLLSRDLPVGQMLMMLGAGGCAVFAIAARAQGARLISPVLLTRSVMLRNLGEIIAAVTYVTALAMADLSTVSAILQATPLAVTLGAALFMGAQVGWRRWSAILVGFGGVLMIVRPGFDAFDISSLFAVVSVIGLAIRDLATRAIPASVSSMQLSCYAFGTMVPTGALLLAFSGGAAMPDATAWAYLLGALIFGVLGYYFIVGAMRIGEIAAVTPFRYARLLFALILGMSLLGERPDLWTLLGAAIIIASGLYTLIREQRIARRAYRQAKPKGPL, encoded by the coding sequence ATGGACAATCTGCGCGGCAGCCTCCTGATGGTGGTGGCGATGGCGGGCTTTGCCGCCGAGGATCTTTTCGTCAAGCTTCTGTCGCGCGATCTGCCCGTGGGCCAGATGCTGATGATGCTGGGAGCAGGCGGCTGCGCGGTCTTTGCGATCGCGGCGCGTGCTCAGGGCGCGCGCCTGATCAGCCCGGTGCTGCTGACCCGGTCCGTCATGCTGCGCAATCTGGGTGAGATCATCGCAGCGGTGACCTACGTCACGGCGCTCGCCATGGCGGACCTTTCGACAGTATCGGCCATCTTGCAGGCGACGCCACTGGCGGTGACGCTGGGCGCCGCGCTTTTTATGGGGGCGCAGGTGGGTTGGCGGCGCTGGTCGGCCATTCTGGTCGGCTTTGGCGGGGTTTTGATGATTGTGCGTCCGGGATTCGACGCGTTCGACATCTCGTCACTCTTTGCCGTTGTGTCGGTGATCGGCCTCGCGATCCGCGATCTGGCGACGCGCGCCATACCAGCCAGCGTGTCGTCGATGCAGCTCAGCTGCTATGCCTTCGGAACCATGGTGCCGACGGGCGCGCTCCTACTGGCCTTCAGCGGCGGCGCCGCGATGCCGGATGCGACGGCTTGGGCCTATCTGCTCGGCGCGCTCATCTTCGGGGTGCTGGGCTATTACTTCATCGTGGGTGCCATGCGCATCGGCGAAATTGCTGCTGTCACGCCCTTTCGCTACGCGCGCCTGCTTTTCGCGCTGATCCTGGGCATGTCCCTTTTGGGCGAGCGCCCAGACCTTTGGACCCTGCTGGGCGCTGCGATCATCATCGCGTCGGGCCTCTACACCCTCATTCGCGAGCAGCGCATTGCGCGCCGCGCGTATCGGCAGGCCAAACCCAAAGGGCCCCTCTAG
- the xth gene encoding exodeoxyribonuclease III, producing the protein MKVATFNINGIKARINALPDWLDEAECDVVLLQEIKSVDEAFPREIFEDRGYTVETHGQKGFNGVAILSKLPLEDVTRGLPGDDSDEQARWIEATVMGDTAIRVCGLYLPNGNPAPGPKYDYKLAWMERMQARATELLALEEPFLMAGDYNVIPQDQDAKRPEAWQDDALARPETRAAFRRLMNLGFTEAFRARTQGPGHYSFWDYQAGAWNRDDGIRIDHFLLSPACADLLEDCQIDREIRAREKPSDHVPVWVRLRA; encoded by the coding sequence ATGAAAGTCGCCACATTCAACATCAACGGCATCAAGGCCCGTATCAACGCCCTGCCCGACTGGCTGGATGAGGCGGAGTGCGACGTGGTTCTCTTGCAAGAGATCAAATCGGTCGACGAGGCCTTCCCGCGCGAGATCTTCGAGGATCGCGGCTATACCGTCGAAACACACGGGCAAAAGGGCTTTAACGGGGTCGCGATCCTCTCCAAATTGCCGCTGGAGGATGTCACCCGCGGCCTGCCCGGCGATGACAGCGACGAGCAGGCGCGCTGGATCGAGGCGACAGTCATGGGCGATACGGCCATTCGCGTCTGCGGCCTTTACCTGCCCAATGGCAACCCGGCGCCGGGGCCGAAATACGACTACAAGCTGGCCTGGATGGAGCGGATGCAGGCGCGCGCAACCGAGCTGCTGGCCCTCGAAGAGCCGTTTCTCATGGCGGGCGATTACAACGTCATCCCGCAGGACCAGGATGCGAAGCGTCCCGAAGCGTGGCAAGACGATGCGCTGGCCCGCCCCGAGACGCGGGCCGCCTTTCGCCGCCTGATGAACCTCGGCTTTACCGAGGCATTCCGCGCGCGCACCCAAGGCCCCGGTCACTACAGTTTCTGGGATTATCAGGCGGGCGCGTGGAACCGCGATGACGGGATTCGCATCGACCATTTCCTGCTTAGCCCCGCCTGCGCCGATCTGCTGGAGGACTGCCAGATCGACCGCGAGATCCGCGCCCGCGAAAAGCCGTCGGACCACGTGCCTGTCTGGGTGCGCCTGCGCGCCTGA